The Candidatus Methylomirabilis limnetica genome contains a region encoding:
- a CDS encoding prohibitin family protein — MDEREIFMAKKAVQSVLMKGPVMLALMFAAILVGFMILHPWVQIGAGERGVVLNFGAVQEIVLGEGLHFRVPIMQSVIPMDVKVQKAVTDAASASADLQDVTLSVALNYHILPEKANVVYQTLGVQFKVRIIDPAIQEVMKAVSAKYTAEELITKRPAVSEAIRAALSERLLAYNIVVDAFSIVTFSFSRVFTEAIEAKQTAEQLALKAKRDLDRIKVEAEQTITAARAEAESLRLQKANISPDLIELRKIEANLRAIDKWNGILPQVTGAGAVPFIGVGGPQESREIKGSRESRESRGSRESKESKGVGDQSSGSVAK; from the coding sequence ATGGATGAGAGAGAGATCTTCATGGCCAAGAAGGCAGTGCAGTCTGTACTGATGAAAGGCCCTGTGATGCTAGCGCTGATGTTTGCAGCAATTCTGGTCGGTTTTATGATTTTACATCCATGGGTTCAGATTGGTGCAGGTGAAAGAGGGGTTGTCCTTAATTTTGGCGCTGTTCAAGAGATTGTGCTTGGAGAAGGACTGCATTTCAGGGTGCCTATAATGCAAAGCGTTATCCCAATGGATGTCAAGGTTCAGAAGGCAGTGACTGATGCCGCATCTGCATCGGCTGATCTTCAGGATGTGACTTTGTCGGTTGCGCTTAACTATCATATCCTACCTGAGAAGGCAAATGTTGTCTATCAAACGCTTGGAGTTCAGTTCAAGGTGCGTATTATAGACCCTGCAATACAAGAGGTAATGAAGGCGGTGTCGGCCAAATACACAGCGGAAGAGCTTATCACAAAGAGGCCAGCGGTAAGCGAGGCAATAAGAGCAGCCCTTTCAGAAAGACTCCTAGCGTATAACATAGTAGTGGATGCGTTTTCTATTGTCACATTCAGCTTCTCACGAGTATTTACTGAGGCTATTGAGGCAAAGCAGACAGCAGAACAGCTTGCACTGAAGGCAAAGAGAGACCTGGACAGGATAAAGGTAGAGGCAGAGCAGACGATTACAGCAGCCAGGGCAGAGGCAGAGTCCCTGAGGCTGCAGAAAGCAAATATTTCACCGGACCTGATAGAACTGAGAAAGATAGAGGCCAATCTCCGGGCTATAGACAAATGGAATGGCATACTTCCCCAGGTTACAGGCGCTGGGGCTGTGCCGTTTATTGGCGTAGGTGGGCCGCAGGAGAGTAGGGAGATCAAGGGGAGCAGGGAGAGCAGGGAGAGCAGAGGGAGCAGGGAGAGCAAGGAGAGCAAGGGGGTAGGCGATCAGTCATCAGGATCTGTAGCTAAATAA
- the nhaA gene encoding Na+/H+ antiporter NhaA, with protein sequence MLQQPQHSNDLARLPAKPVDRIIEPLARFLRIEAASGFLLLFATCLALALANSPLANAFLGLWKTPFGLTFGTFEMNHSLRHWINDGLMAIFFFVVGLEVKRELVLGELRDMRTAALPIIAAAGGMVVPATLYLAGQLGQPGERGWGIPMATDIAFVVGCLAVLGTRVPQGLRIVLLSLAIADDVGAILVIAIGYTSHINLAALFLGLLGLGVVRGLARLGVRSVPIYCIVGTVIWLAFHASGVHATIAGVILGLLTPAHVWVSAGRLHAIVQQFTAYVEGERWSNEGKNHAALRDIQVAAREILSPLERLETALHPWVSFVIMPLFALANAGVSINLTDFREPVAVAVMVGLGVGKPVGIVSFSWLAVRLGIAKLPEGVNWSILTAGGILAGIGFTMALFIAGLALEGVLLNAAKVGILSGSALSAVIGTLLLFWLLPRPVSSAKCTT encoded by the coding sequence ATGTTGCAACAACCTCAACACTCCAACGACCTGGCTCGCCTGCCCGCGAAACCGGTCGATCGCATCATCGAGCCGCTCGCGCGCTTTTTGCGTATCGAGGCAGCCAGTGGGTTTCTCCTGCTTTTTGCTACATGTCTTGCGCTCGCTCTCGCCAACTCACCTTTGGCAAATGCATTTCTGGGCCTGTGGAAGACTCCATTCGGTCTCACGTTTGGTACGTTTGAGATGAACCACTCTTTAAGGCATTGGATCAACGACGGTCTCATGGCGATTTTCTTTTTCGTGGTTGGCTTAGAAGTCAAACGCGAATTAGTACTCGGGGAACTCAGGGACATGCGAACGGCCGCGCTCCCCATCATTGCAGCGGCGGGCGGCATGGTCGTACCGGCTACTCTCTATCTCGCGGGCCAACTCGGACAGCCCGGCGAGCGCGGCTGGGGTATTCCCATGGCGACCGACATCGCTTTTGTCGTTGGTTGTCTGGCGGTCTTGGGGACACGGGTCCCGCAGGGCTTGCGTATTGTCCTCCTTTCGCTGGCGATCGCTGACGACGTCGGCGCCATCCTCGTCATCGCTATCGGCTATACAAGCCACATCAACCTCGCTGCGCTTTTCTTGGGCTTGCTGGGTCTTGGTGTCGTGAGAGGACTGGCCCGCCTTGGGGTGCGCAGTGTCCCGATCTATTGCATCGTTGGGACGGTGATCTGGTTGGCGTTCCATGCATCCGGGGTCCATGCCACGATTGCCGGCGTGATCTTGGGTCTGCTCACGCCGGCCCATGTGTGGGTCAGTGCGGGCCGCCTGCACGCGATCGTCCAGCAGTTTACTGCGTATGTTGAAGGGGAACGCTGGAGTAATGAGGGGAAGAACCACGCGGCGTTGCGTGATATCCAGGTGGCGGCACGAGAGATTTTGTCCCCCCTTGAACGGCTTGAGACCGCACTGCACCCGTGGGTGAGCTTTGTGATCATGCCCCTCTTTGCGTTGGCAAATGCTGGGGTATCGATCAACCTCACGGACTTTCGTGAACCCGTTGCGGTGGCGGTCATGGTAGGCCTAGGAGTCGGCAAGCCTGTAGGCATTGTAAGTTTTAGTTGGCTGGCGGTGCGCTTGGGCATTGCCAAGCTGCCTGAGGGTGTGAACTGGAGCATACTTACAGCGGGCGGCATACTGGCAGGTATCGGCTTCACCATGGCGCTATTCATCGCAGGCTTGGCGTTGGAGGGCGTATTGCTCAACGCCGCCAAGGTGGGGATTCTGTCTGGGTCGGCATTGTCCGCGGTGATAGGGACCCTGCTCTTGTTTTGGCTGCTTCCAAGGCCCGTCTCCTCGGCAAAATGCACCACCTGA
- a CDS encoding c-type cytochrome, with protein sequence MIARLTRIAKGTAVLAFAVSPMLVSCRGASEPVTGQALYLRHCASCHGESGDGNGSVAASMRRHPSDLRLISKRYDGRFDESYVMQIIDGRRAVAEHGTREMPVWGAVFEDEHRREGYPAYTSLLHSRALTDYLGSIQQE encoded by the coding sequence ATGATCGCGAGGCTAACTAGAATCGCTAAGGGAACCGCTGTCCTCGCGTTCGCTGTCAGTCCGATGCTCGTCTCGTGCCGTGGCGCTTCGGAGCCGGTTACCGGACAGGCCCTCTATCTTCGGCATTGCGCCTCATGTCACGGCGAGTCAGGAGACGGAAACGGTTCGGTGGCAGCATCCATGCGGCGACACCCATCCGACCTTCGGCTGATCTCGAAGCGCTACGACGGGCGATTTGATGAGAGCTATGTGATGCAAATCATCGACGGCCGGCGCGCAGTGGCCGAGCATGGGACCAGGGAGATGCCTGTCTGGGGGGCGGTGTTCGAGGATGAGCATCGACGTGAAGGCTACCCTGCCTACACCTCGCTTCTGCACTCACGAGCCCTCACCGACTACCTGGGTTCGATTCAGCAGGAGTAG
- a CDS encoding cation-translocating P-type ATPase, translated as MTWHQQSTQAVVDALRTSVEGLTTTEAERRLCEHGPNVLAEGKRRTPLGMFFDQFTDFMILVLLAAAVVSGVIGEAKDTIAIVAIVILNAVIGFVQEYRAERAMEALRAMAAPAAVVLRNGGRAVIPASDVVPGDVVILEAGAIVPADLRLFDMAQLRIDEAALTGESVPVEKVTAPLHEELLSVGDRKNMAYKGTVATYGRGSGVVVATGMQTEFGKIATLLQKTGEGKTPLQKRLAGFGRHLAIAALAICAIIFMAGILRGEAPLLMFLTAGSLAVAAIPEALPAVVTISLAIGARKMVQKKALVRKLPAVETLGSVTYICSDKTGTLTMNRMQVEEFYCDGTIVSAPGSGDPWDEFLRAMALSNDASVNTAEVIVGDPTEAALFMAARLAGMEKREVEKDYPRVAEIPFDSERKCMTTLHRDPAGGFVSFTKGAVEVIIERSSQMLTSSGTVEIRRDHLETISERMAADGLRVLAVGLRRWAALPATVTPETVERELTLLGFVGIMDPPREEAREAVATCRAAGIIPVMITGDHALTARAIARRLGILDDDGDAVMTGPALATLSQHELEARVEKVRVYARVAPEQKLKIVKALQARGEFVAMTGDGVNDAPALKQADIGVAMGITGTDVAKEASSMILLDDNFATIVRAVREGRKIYDNMRRFIKYGLTTNSGEVWTIFLAPFFGLPIPLLPIQILWINLVTDGLPGLALAAEPEERDVMGRPPRPPQEGVFSHGLGIHVIWVGLLMAALTLSAEGWFTSIGSAHWQTVVFTVLCLSQLGHVLAIRSERESLLTQGLLTNIPLLGAVVLTFLLQMATIYLPILNGIFKTEPLSPVELALALGVSSVIFFAVEGEKWLKRRADRRNAPALVC; from the coding sequence ATGACTTGGCATCAGCAATCCACCCAGGCGGTTGTCGACGCACTGAGGACATCCGTCGAAGGTCTCACGACGACAGAGGCGGAGCGCCGACTCTGCGAGCACGGTCCTAACGTGCTCGCGGAAGGGAAACGGCGGACGCCTCTGGGGATGTTCTTCGACCAGTTCACCGACTTTATGATCCTTGTCCTGCTGGCCGCCGCTGTTGTCTCGGGCGTGATCGGTGAGGCAAAGGATACGATCGCCATAGTGGCGATCGTCATTCTGAATGCGGTGATCGGCTTCGTCCAGGAGTACCGGGCCGAACGGGCCATGGAGGCACTGAGGGCCATGGCCGCTCCTGCCGCCGTAGTTCTCCGGAACGGAGGGAGAGCGGTGATCCCGGCGTCGGATGTTGTTCCGGGGGATGTCGTCATCCTCGAAGCCGGCGCGATCGTGCCCGCGGACCTGAGACTCTTCGATATGGCGCAGCTCAGGATTGACGAGGCCGCCCTCACCGGGGAGTCCGTTCCTGTCGAAAAGGTGACAGCACCGCTCCATGAAGAGTTGCTTTCGGTCGGCGATCGGAAAAACATGGCCTACAAGGGGACGGTTGCGACGTACGGGCGGGGAAGCGGGGTGGTGGTGGCGACCGGCATGCAGACCGAATTCGGGAAGATCGCCACTCTGCTTCAGAAAACAGGCGAAGGCAAGACTCCGCTGCAGAAGCGGTTGGCCGGCTTCGGTCGGCACCTGGCGATCGCTGCCCTGGCTATCTGCGCCATCATCTTCATGGCGGGGATTCTGCGCGGCGAGGCTCCCCTCCTCATGTTCCTGACGGCCGGCAGCCTGGCTGTGGCCGCCATCCCGGAAGCCCTTCCCGCAGTCGTCACCATCTCTCTGGCCATCGGCGCGAGGAAGATGGTGCAGAAGAAGGCACTGGTGCGGAAGCTCCCTGCCGTGGAGACCCTGGGGTCTGTGACCTACATCTGTTCCGACAAGACCGGCACGCTGACCATGAACCGGATGCAAGTAGAGGAGTTCTATTGCGATGGGACCATCGTCTCCGCTCCCGGATCCGGCGACCCTTGGGACGAGTTCCTTCGTGCAATGGCGCTCAGTAACGACGCCAGCGTCAATACCGCGGAAGTGATCGTTGGGGATCCGACGGAGGCGGCGCTCTTCATGGCCGCCAGGCTGGCTGGGATGGAGAAGCGGGAGGTCGAGAAGGACTATCCCCGGGTGGCGGAGATCCCCTTCGATTCGGAGCGCAAGTGCATGACGACCCTGCACCGGGACCCGGCAGGCGGCTTCGTCTCCTTTACCAAGGGGGCGGTCGAGGTCATCATCGAAAGATCCTCACAGATGTTGACCTCGTCGGGAACGGTCGAGATCCGGCGGGACCACCTCGAGACAATCAGCGAGCGGATGGCAGCGGACGGGCTCCGGGTGCTCGCCGTGGGTCTGCGCCGGTGGGCGGCCCTGCCGGCGACGGTAACTCCGGAAACGGTGGAGCGGGAGCTGACGCTGCTTGGTTTCGTGGGGATCATGGATCCGCCCCGCGAGGAGGCGCGCGAGGCGGTCGCTACGTGCCGCGCGGCCGGCATCATCCCCGTGATGATCACTGGCGATCATGCTCTGACGGCCCGGGCCATCGCCCGGCGGCTCGGGATCCTGGACGACGACGGCGATGCCGTCATGACCGGGCCCGCGCTGGCCACCCTTTCCCAACATGAGCTTGAGGCGCGGGTCGAGAAGGTGCGGGTATATGCGCGGGTCGCGCCGGAGCAAAAGCTGAAGATTGTCAAGGCGCTTCAGGCCCGGGGGGAGTTCGTGGCCATGACCGGTGACGGGGTCAATGACGCCCCGGCGCTAAAGCAGGCTGACATCGGGGTGGCCATGGGAATAACCGGCACCGATGTGGCGAAAGAGGCCAGCTCCATGATCCTGCTGGACGATAATTTCGCCACCATCGTCCGGGCGGTGCGAGAGGGGCGGAAGATCTACGACAACATGCGGCGGTTCATCAAGTACGGGTTGACCACTAACTCAGGCGAGGTTTGGACCATTTTCCTTGCACCCTTCTTCGGATTACCGATTCCGCTCCTTCCGATTCAAATCCTCTGGATCAATCTCGTAACAGATGGTCTGCCCGGCCTTGCGCTGGCGGCGGAGCCGGAGGAGAGGGATGTCATGGGGCGGCCCCCACGACCGCCGCAGGAGGGGGTCTTCTCCCATGGCCTGGGCATCCACGTCATCTGGGTGGGACTCTTGATGGCAGCCCTGACACTAAGCGCGGAGGGGTGGTTCACCTCCATCGGGTCCGCCCACTGGCAGACCGTGGTCTTCACCGTCCTCTGTCTATCCCAGTTGGGCCATGTGCTCGCCATCCGCTCGGAGCGGGAATCGCTGTTGACCCAGGGGCTTCTGACCAACATACCGCTTCTGGGGGCGGTCGTCCTGACGTTTCTTCTGCAGATGGCCACCATCTACCTCCCGATCCTAAACGGCATCTTCAAGACCGAACCCCTGAGCCCTGTGGAGCTGGCTCTGGCCCTTGGGGTATCTTCTGTCATCTTTTTTGCCGTTGAGGGGGAGAAATGGTTGAAGCGGAGGGCCGACCGGCGGAACGCGCCGGCCTTGGTGTGTTGA
- a CDS encoding isoamylase early set domain-containing protein: MGKVVSFSFHCPGAQSVTLAGDFNGWNVSDHPMVYDGLQTVWIISLSLEPGRYEYKFFVDGKEWWNDPFAPKVPNVWGSENSYRDVE; encoded by the coding sequence ATGGGAAAGGTCGTAAGCTTCAGCTTCCACTGCCCTGGAGCCCAGTCGGTGACCCTGGCAGGGGATTTCAACGGCTGGAATGTGTCGGATCACCCGATGGTCTACGACGGCCTCCAGACGGTCTGGATCATCTCACTATCCTTAGAGCCTGGTCGATATGAGTACAAATTCTTCGTAGACGGCAAGGAGTGGTGGAACGACCCTTTTGCCCCAAAAGTTCCCAATGTCTGGGGGAGTGAGAATTCCTACCGCGACGTCGAGTAG